One segment of Solanum stenotomum isolate F172 chromosome 1, ASM1918654v1, whole genome shotgun sequence DNA contains the following:
- the LOC125853632 gene encoding BTB/POZ domain-containing protein DOT3-like: MVKENPVTGESIFVEKRNHCVIYPASGSMVAESLERRNKNWFVQTKIPSDLIVEIRDQSFHLHKLSVVSRSGYLNRLVFERNGNNYTRVQIDTIPGGAKIFELVVKFCYGLKIKATASNVAPLYCAAHFLEMNDELHQGNLISKAEAFLSYVILSSWKDTFRILKSCESVSSWSKDLHIVKRCTEAISWKACSETGVSSIGDNEVLVNVTADDTTKLVKLCGNWFFNDFSSLRIDHFIEVISLIKKRKIKPELVGSCIAHWTKKWISQITVSQEKSKDQELSIQLQRVTTECLIRVLPAEEDSVSSNFLLHLYKIGLIMNINPKLKDQLKTRIALMMEKCSAKDLLVRNSTTLFDVDIVVQVVEAYVSLASNNPKSRMCVVGRLVNDYLALIARDENVVARSFDSLVNALPKEARFCNDNLYRSIDMYLKEHPDLTEEERGSICRKMEYHKLSQEAQIHALKNDRLPDNIRTQFILLEQVNMMRLLTSDGSSYQRTKSQTIMKVSSGLRKSRMNSSQTEMKAIKQELEMLKAQVGELQQRRMELQQRTKKVVFC; this comes from the exons ATGGTGAAAGAAAATCCAGTAACTGGTGAATCTATATTTGTCGAAAAGAGAAATCACTGTGTGATTTATCCAGCAAGTGGCAGTATGGTGGCAGAGTCTCTGGAAAGAAGAAACAAGAACTG GTTTGTCCAAACAAAAATACCAAGTGATTTGATAGTAGAAATTAGAGACCAAAGCTTCCACTTGCATAAG CTTTCCGTGGTTTCAAGAAGTGGATACCTTAACAGATTGGTATTCGAAAGGAATGGGAACAACTATACTAGAGTTCAGATTGATACAATTCCTGGTGGGGCTAAAATCTTTGAATTAGTAGTGAAATTTTGTTATGGACTGAAGATCAAAGCTACAGCTTCAAATGTTGCCCCACTGTATTGTGCTGCTCATTTCTTGGAAATGAATGATGAACTTCACCAAGGAAATCTAATTTCTAAAGCAGAGGCGTTCCTTAGCTACGTAATCCTTTCTTCATGGAAAGACACATTTAGGATCTTGAAAAGCTGTGAATCAGTTTCGTCATGGTCTAAAGACTTGCACATTGTCAAACGTTGCACGGAAGCCATTTCTTGGAAAGCTTGCTCAGAGACTGGAGTGAGTAGTATAGGAGACAATGAAGTGTTAGTGAATGTTACAGCAGATGATACAACCAAGTTGGTGAAGTTGTGTGGCAATTggtttttcaatgatttttcaTCCCTTCGGATAGATCATTTTATCGAAGTAATTTCATTGATCAAAAAGAGAAAGATTAAGCCAGAGCTTGTGGGGTCATGTATAGCTCACTGGACAAAGAAGTGGATTTCTCAAATCACAGTTTCACAAGAGAAATCGAAAGATCAAGAATTGTCCATCCAGCTACAAAGAGTGACAACTGAATGTTTGATAAGGGTGCTTCCTGCTGAAGAAGACTCAGTTTCCAGCAATTTTCTGCTTCATCTTTACAAGATTGGGCTAATTATGAATATCAATCCCAAATTAAAAGATCAGCTCAAGACAAGAATAGCTCTCATGATGGAAAAATGCAGTGCTAAAGACCTTCTAGTCAGGAACAGTACAACTCTTTTCGACGTGGATATTGTTGTTCAAGTGGTAGAAGCTTATGTTTCTCTTGCATCAAATAATCCCAAGTCAAGAATGTGTGTTGTCGGGAGGCTAGTAAACGACTACCTCGCCCTCATAGCAAGGGATGAGAACGTTGTAGCAAGAAGCTTTGACTCTCTTGTAAATGCATTGCCAAAAGAAGCAAGATTTTGTAATGACAACCTATATAGGTCGATAGACATGTACCTCAAG GAACATCCTGACCtaacagaagaagaaagaggaagCATATGCAGAAAAATGGAGTACCATAAGTTATCACAGGAAGCGCAAATACATGCCTTGAAGAATGATAGGCTGCCAGATAACATCAGGACACAATTTATACTTCTTGAGCAAGTCAATATGATGAGGTTACTAACTTCAGATGGTTCAAGTTACCAGAGAACTAAGTCACAGACCATAATGAAAGTCAGCAGCGGTTTACGCAAGAGTAGGATGAATTCCTCCCAGACGGAAATGAAAGCGATAAAACAAGAGCTTGAGATGTTAAAGGCTCAAGTTGGTGAACTGCAACAACGTAGGATGGAACTTCAGCAGCGAACAAAGAAAGTTGTCTTTTGTTAG
- the LOC125853494 gene encoding alpha-crystallin domain-containing protein 22.3-like, with amino-acid sequence MESPWRASQTSLPNHGENNGSTPLHPEPLNVAPISCVPYTGPPLPYSYHTSASPDINTGSVPVEADSKHISSQQHAGGQPAMIFFTACPAREEWDNLINYANGGVALTGSALLGKVGPLIGSVDIAESEDDYVFRVSLPGVARDERVFRCDVGPNGAIVIKGVSETGENMVRRDNMVFKMQTQNLCPPGEFSVSFQLPGPIDHQNLNCVFGSDGIFEGVVKKRTTGPLRGI; translated from the exons ATGGAATCTCCTTGGAG AGCTTCTCAGACTTCTTTGCCGAATCATGGTGAAAATAATGGTTCAACTCCGCTGCATCCTGAACCACTTAATGTGGCCCCCATAAGTTGTGTTCCATATACTGGCCCTCCTCTACCATACAGTTATCATACTTCAGCGTCACCAGACATTAATACTGGTTCAGTCCCAGTTGAAGCTGATTCCAAGCATATCAGCTCTCAGCAGCATGCTGGGGGTCAGCCTGCAATGATTTTTTTCACTGCTTGTCCAGCCAGAGAGGAGTGGGATAATCTCATAAATTATGCTAATGGTGGGGTTGCACTGACTGGATCTGCTTTATTGGGAAAGGTTGGACCACTTATTGGATCAGTTGATATTGCTGAATCCGAGGATGACTATGTATTTCGTGTTTCACTCCCCGGTGTCGCAAGGGATGAAA GAGTGTTTCGCTGTGATGTTGGACCTAATGGGGCAATCGTCATAAAAGGAGTGAGCGAGACTGGAGAGAACATGGTTCGCAGGGACAACATGGTTTTTAAGATGCAAACTCAAAACCTATGTCCACCGGGAGAATTTTCTGTTTCATTCCAGCTACCAGGTCCAATTGATCATCAAAACTTGAATTGTGTTTTTGGATCTGACGGGATTTTTGAAGGAGTTGTGAAAAAAAGGACAACAGGTCCTTTAAGGGGTATTTAG